The window AGGTCTATgaagagcaccacataatctggtactacaggTGGGAAGTTGCCcgtaggactatgtcctggctgctCAGTTGGTTCAGGTACCTTCATTAGTAGTGTGGTTTGGCGACATTATGTCGGGGTAGATTGAGGATTGATAGGAAcgtccatgtacaaaaatttcaacctgcgtgtaagatacacaaaggggcagtgttgagttgtttactttttactcacctagtggttgaaaaagtagcCACGTGAGGTAGGGCTCAACGCTAGCTTATCACGTAACGCACTTCGACCCAGAATGTTCTGAATATTGCTGATGTTGAGAATCGGCTGAATAACATGTGTTTTAGATCTTTAGACCAATAATCTAAAGAGTGTTTGGACCAATAGAGTTTTAAACCCAGAAAGTTTGGAATATCGCAGAATGTTAACATGTGTTTTAGATTTCCAGACCAATAATCCTACATCTAGATTGTTCAGGCCAATAGAATATAAAACCCATAAAGGTCTAAATATTGTTGAATGACATGTGTTTTAGATTTCCAGACCAACAATCTTacatgtagaatttaaaaaccTGAATGGTCTGAATAGCGCTGAATCCTAATCTGGCCTTAGAACTTATCCATCACTATTCCAGATATGGTGTCATTATGATTAAAAGACCACCTTTTTGGtcatatttaagatattattAAGCGTTTTACAAATTGTATATCCTCCAAAAGACTAATCTTTCGATCTTCTTCCAACTTCGAGATTTCTTAACTCAAAGTTAGAAAGAACTATTACTATCCAAAAAATATATCTCagcaaattgaaaaaatttttaaataacaagaaaacaatATCTGGAAAATTGAAGCAAGTATAACAGAGGTTATTTTAAAGTCCACAAATTGGACTTTTCAGATGGCATAACAAATGTTTTCGGGCTGTCAAACTTGATGTAATGGAGAAATTCGTATTTTCGGGGTCAGGTCAATCCTTTAATCTCTAGGTTAACAATTTGTTAGCCAATGTTACATAGGAGACATGGCCTTATATGGAAGACAGGTCCTTATGTGAGAGACAGGTCCTTATGTGATTTTCCGAAGTAATCTCTAGGTCACattgaaattttacttaataccAACATAAATACATTACCGATTAGTTGATTAACTCTTCTTTCGGGTTTAAGGGTTAGTCATGAAccgatttttgaaaattatgaaCTATATTAATGTAGGTCATTTACAGAGAGTATAAATGGACCGACTTTTTATCAAGTATCTTAATTACATTTAGATTAAGGATTCGATTTAGTCTACGAGGCTAAAACCAGAGGATCGGTAGAAAGTTTTGAACCCTAAGGTGTATGTATATCAAAAACGTTGTTCTGCATATTTTATCCGGTGAATTCACCGGTCTGGTGGTAATATATGAAAATCGTTCTTCTggatattcatatttttattagaagGAAATATTCAGCTCAAAtcgtttaaacaatttttttttaatttttcccattttttacAGGCAATCCATTTAGGTTTACTCCTAAGTACCTTTATTTTCTCCATGGCCAGTGCTAAATACGatagtttaatatttatggCATTAGCGGGTGCAGCTCTAGTTTGGACCACAGTGGTATCACACAACTACTTTCACAAACGTGACAACTGGCAAATGTATGCTTTCAATTTAAGTATGATGAATTTTACAGCGTGGCGTATATCCCATTCTCTATCACATCACATCTATCCAAATTCATATATTGATCTGGAACTATCAATGTTTGAACCACTTTTGTGTTGGGTACCAAGTCcacatataaaaagtaaaatgatgCGCTATGTATCGTGGGTAACTGAGCCGTTTGCCTATATGATTGCATTTTTCCTGCAACTACTAACAAGGTTCGTATTTTAATTACGAAACTTCAGAAATATTATCAGAATAACTTTGttctttttgtataatttcagaattttttattCCCTACGTAAGACGAATATTATGTACTGGCATGATTTAATCTGTCTTTCTTTGCCTCTATCCATGTATTTATGTTCGAATTATTCCATTTTCTGGTGTTTGCGTCAATGGATCTTTATAACAGCCATAGCTAGTTTTTCTTTCTGTGTTATTGGCTTAAATGCCGCCCATCATGATCCGGAAATATTCCATGAAGGTGATGCCAATCGTGAAGATCGTGATTGGGGTCTTTATCAAGTCGATACTATAATCGATCGTGGCGATCTTAAAGGTTCTCAGTTCTTGGTCTTGACCCACTTTGGTGATCATGTTCTGCATCATTTATTCCCTACATTAGATCATGGCATTTTGCCTCAATTGTATCCTGTACTTTACGAAACATTGGAGGAATTTAAATGTGAACTAAGAGAAATTAATCATTTGGAACATATTATTGGTCAACACAAACAGTTACTGAGAATTGAAACTAATCCTAAACCTCCGGGTTCTAAAtagatttgaaaaaatttctttgataagttaattaaatttaggttttaaaaataataaatattataaaaatgtggTCTCATCTATTTTTTCTGCGGGGATCAGCTAAAGGATACACCTTTCCATGTGTTGCTAATCCTATTGAAGCATTTTTTGATATCATAACTTGTGTTATAGTTAGGTAAAcattatatttctgtttctgggtcttcagtATAGAACCTCAGACCCACTTTTTACCGCTtcaccaagacattctatctgggatcagatCATATTCTGTGTCTGATATACGATGAACGCATTGCACGTCTTATATCCAATCTGCATGTACTCTAAACTCCCTGTggtagtttgatattacactttgGTTCCAAAGCAGTCATCCATTTTTATAGCCAAATCGTCATATTAGAACTAAGACCCTATTTCACACTATAGTCTTCCTACATATCGACCAGCACTggtgtgccttgttgatcctatcctctatgtggtgtttccattttaaattttggtattacacctaagtacttaactttgtttGTCACCGTTATCTTCTTGTCTAggaaggttttaagtaggaaggacgtaagacttatctgGTTCTGGTATAAATATGAACCTTGGATCTTGTAATTTAAATGGGTTATATGTCAATTCTAAGAATGCAGTGAATATCTGTGACAGATGTAGGGAAACTGCCGAAAAAATGTCACCtggccctgcagctttataaGAAGCAAAGCTCTTGATTGCTCCCTTAACCATGCTCAGTTGGTTACTACAGTTTGAGAAGAGTTATTTGTAAAGAATTTGGAGTGTTTTGGAATGACATAATAGTTGTTTAAACTACTTGACCTACTCTCGGCTTAAGTCTAGAAGCTAATCCGGATCGGATGATACAATGTCATTCTTCTTACAATATTGTAGCTCTGCATACTATGAATCTTTatatattaatgttatttattggtttccATGCCTTTGGAAAAGAGTTAGCTGATACCTAAACATCAACTCGCCAAAGGATTACTTCTATTGTGACCGAAAATAACTTGCGGGCTTGCAAAGTGAGTCGGAACTAATCAGAAGCGGGGCTTATAAAagattcttttagaaaaatcgCGTGTAGGGTAACATTTTCTTCcgacgaatgtatcatttatgatcagaaaatgagctCTAAAACGACCAGTATTTAGACTCATAAATTACTCAAAATAGATGCAAAAATCAGAAGTGGGACTCATAAAAGAGTCTTTTAGGATATTCGCGGGTAGGGTACCATTTTCTCCATACAAATGTGATCAGAAAATGAGTGCATTAAggatcattttaatttttgcagaagagtcataaatgactcgaatgtgatcaacattttcaaaaaattctagcTGAGTAGCAAGCTGACATGTACATATCTTTATCAAGATCAATATCAATGTCCGGGTAGTCTGCAATTTAATTTCTCCTATTGTCCTCATGCACTAGAACCCGTATTGTTGCGACTGTGAAATGTCAGATTTGAGATCAAATTGGAAGATATTTTAAACTTATCGAGGCAAAGTCCCATATTTTGGTGTAGACTGTTATCGCACTATCCCGAAGCTCAGTTCATGCACCCCAGTTATGTCTTGTCGGTATTTGGTTTcgaaaagttctttaaaatgtttattgcgTAATTTTCCTATTGTTGGTATTCTAACAtctggttaaaaaaaaaacaaaattataattatctGAAGAAATCTATCACTTGAAGTTCTGAAGGGTTATCAATCTTGTATTTTCAGATCTAGTCTAACTACTCATATTTTagttctatttatttaaaagaaattatagtcggacctgtttcaaaaagtaaaatgtgatttagtttataaaacatttgagttgaattataccttgcctcagctatatttaagccatttattgttgaataaaactgtggacattaaagtcaaattttgaaggtgggtttttataggggctagggtcaaatgagaccctatAATTCAAGAGTTCAAGAGGGTCATAAAGACTAGTATATAACTTAGTTTTGCTGcttcaaattttgaagggggcttttttgTTCGTtaatggttagtgttctagtcaggcagaccggaggtggtgggttcgattcccacccgtgtcACGAGTTAAAGAGCACACAACAGGCCCAATAGAGTCCTAAATGTATTTCTTCGggtttgatgtgtatacatcctcctttcaaactaacgaactaactacaaacttcagcacaaacccaatataccctccaccacttAATATctcaattttcttttgttaccTATTCGTATTTCATAGTTTTAATTGAAAGACTTTAtatagttgttttttaattgatttacatttattttgttccttttttgtATACTTGTtcctttcttttaatttattttatattttaaatattatcattattatgtatatttttaaattatttaaatttaaatgttttgattaattaaaaaaataacataaacataAGCGCCATAAGATGAGGGTGTTTATTAgtttgtttgtgtttgtgtCTCTGTGTTGTTGTAATGTTGAGTGAGTGAGTGATTGATTGATTGAGTCAGTGtaaaagagagaaagagaatgGGTAGAAATAGAAGTAAAATGTGCAAAAGTTGTTTATTGATTAAACTGTATGGAGTCCTTTTGTATGAATGCATGTGTTCGTTCTCCAATATCAGTCAAATATCAATGTGTATGTGTGAGTGTAAAGTGtgcattttacaataaatacataaataaataacatttcttttggttttattttgttttgtttttttttttaaatattcttatttattgAAGATGTGTAGTaaatgtgtgttttgttttattataaatttctcttttttcgactttcgacACAGACAACTAGACAACTAGATTTAAACCtaaacgtacatatgtatggatAGTATTAAGTTTTATGACGGGGCTTAAGTCATGTTTttcataatacaaaaaattattataattttatatatatatatataaaaaaattaaacatttttcttgtgtttttttttaatttttcatttacaacAATATGAGTAAAGGTTGTGTGTTCTGATGTCAGAGAGCATGTATGGCGAAAGTTACTACACTAGGAAAATTCATTCTTTCTTCTTTCCACTTTtcatcattatttttgttttgtccttGTTAGGCTTCTTATGTTggtattttacaaaatacatttaGTTGGATACTATCTCTAGTattagtatatatattatttttggtttttgagtttttgttgttgtgataTTTATGCCTAAGTGCATTCTTATCCTCCCGTCGTTCGATTGTTTatagttgttgatgttttttttttaataaattttttaaattgttttttatttctttttttaattagaaaaacaaaaagtgttgtaaaatatttataaattaaagtaaaataaaataattatgaaatagtattaataaaataaattaaaatgttttaatggcATTTAGAAATCTTCGGGAGCAAGGTCGAATCTTGGTGGGAAAGCCATACCGTCCAATTGTGGCCGCACGGACATAGCACGGGGCTGTAGAGGGGAAGAGAGACAAAacgaatttattaaatataaatatatttcaacacAAGGTTAAAAAGAATGAAGCATGCATGATTAAACAAACAATGAGAGAAAGAgagataaatgaaaaaaaaatacatcaccaagagaacaacaataacaacaagataTTACTGAATACTTTACAATACAAAACTCAAAATGAGAGGAATATTGTATAGAGAAAGGGAAAGAGAAATAAATTTCTCCTCGAATGATCGAGTTTTGGAAAGTGAAATGACAGGATcatgaatttgtattttttgtttctttaaacttCTCATAACAGAAAAATGAGAATGAAAGACAAGGTGGTGAGAGGAAAACAAACAACTCAACACGTTACAAGTGCAAGTAATGATAATTcaatgtatatgtatgcatcatatatgtgtgtgtattcaTTCAATGATTTGACACGCAACATTGGCTGTTTTCTTTTGGGTTCGGGATTTGCAGGATTTGAGAAAAATGGGCCTCTTGGCCACTTCGAAACTTACAAATGTAATGAAAGATTGTTTACTGGTCCAGCACACTTTTGCGACCACCTTTAGACGCTGCCGGCTATTGTTGttgtacacacacacatacatatacaattattatagtagtagtaattgttgttgtagtagtagtatagttgtaataataataaaattatcatattATATCGTTATAAAAAAAGCAGAGATATTTCTAATTCAGCTCGATTTCTACTGATCTGACTATgacactttttgtttttttttaattgcgaTGAGATTGATGCTTTTGGTGATGAAATAGTTTGGGTTTTGTAAGctggttgtttatttttttttattttttttaaatatatttttttttcgatttggtttaaagtaataaattgaATGTTGAATGTTGCATTTCTTTTGTTGAAAAAGAGATGCATAAAGCTTTTACTTATGATCTAgtttctctttttgtttttttttctaattgaaTCTCTATGTGGACCGTGTGAATCATTTACAGTGCCATTTTGCGTAATTTAAATCTGGATGTGGTAATAATTGCAAgagattttgttttgaaatagaaTAATAAAGAGAAAATGATCGTTATTATTTGGCAAATGGTTGGCAGTTGATAAAAAAGCATTCGAATTTAGAGATGGATGATTTTGGTTTGGACACTTACCGCGGGGCTGGCACCACGACCAACGGAACCGGCACGTCCCTTGGCACGGAATTTGCTGATGGCTTGTTCAGCCAAATCGGCACGTTCTTCGGCTTCTTCAAGTTCTTGTTGGGCTTTGCGGAATTTGGCCAAGTTGAGGGCGGCGATTTCTTCGGCTTCTTCGATTTGCCTCTTGTATGTCTTGATCTTTTGTTGGAGTTTGTCAACCAAGTCTTGCATACGTTCGTGGTTCTTGCGATCTTCTTCGGATTGGAAGCTCAATTCCTTAACGCGACGTTCGGATTTGCGGAGGTTCTTTTGGGCATCGGCGTGTCTTCTTTGTTCACCATCCAATTCGTTCTCCAATTCGCGGACACGTTGTTCCAATTTTTGGATAGCCTTCTTGCCACCCTTGAGGGCGTTGGCTTCAGCTTCATCCAAACGGACTTGCAATTCCTTGATTTGTTGTTCAAGGGCCTTTCTGAGTTTCTCTTGGGTTTGGGCGTGGTCTTGTTCAGCGCGGAGTTCATCAGCAAGACGGGCAGCATCAACCATAGCCTTCTTGGCCTTCTCTTCGGAGTTCTTGGCTTCGTTCAACAATTCATCCAAATCAGAGTGGAGTGTTTGGAGTTCAGATTCCAATTTCCTCTTGGCAGCGGAGATGGAGGCGTTTTGGGCGGAAACTTCGTTGAGTTGTTCGTGGGCATCGGCCAATTCTTGTTCGGCTTGGCGACGACCGCGATCGGCTTGTTCGAGGAGGGTGCGGGATTCTTCCAATTCGTTTTGGAGGGCGTTGGCACGACGTTCAGAGATACCCAATTGTTCGCGGGCATCATCACGAGCTCTTTGTTCTTCTTCAAGGGCGGTTTGGATGTCCTTGAGTTGTTGTTGGTAGCGTTTGATGTTCTTTTGGGCCTCGGCGTTAGCCTAATTATAATGATATAAATACAAGTATTTAGTAAAATAGTTTCGTAATAAGGACAGCTCTTGTATATATGAGAAGCTTTGTGTGTGTTAAGAAACTTACCTTGTTGGCGTGATCCAAAGCAATTTCCAATTCGTTGATGTCGGCTTCCAACTTCTTCTTCATGCGAAGGGCCTCAGCCTTACCCTTGGCTTCGGCTTCGAGGGAGGCTTGCATGGAGTCGAGAGCACGTTGGTGGTTCTTGCGGGTGTTTTCGAATTCTTCTTCCTTCTCTTGGATGCGGCGATCGATTTCTTGACGAACTTGAGACAATTCCAATTGAGCGCGCAATACCTTGTTTTCTTCTTGTTCCAAAGCAGCTTCAGCTTCTTCGAGGGCGGCTTGGAGTTCATCCTTTTCGGCTTCCAAGCGTTTGCGAGCCTTTTCGATTTCGTGGATGTTGCGGCCACCTTCACCGATTTGGTCGAGCAAGTCCTTAACTTCATCAGCCAAGTTCTTGTTTTCACGACGGACGGCTTCCAATTGTTCTTGGCCTTCTTCGTAGGCACCCTTGAGACGGAACAATTCGGTGGAGTAGTTGCGGCATTCCTTTTGGGAGGCATCAAGTTCAGCAGCCAAATCGTCAACCTTGAGTTTCCATTCGCCAATGATCTTGTCGAAGGCCTTTTGTTTCTTCTCGGCAGCGTTGGCAATAGCGTTGGCACGGTCGACTTCCAATTGCAAGTCTTCGACTTCGGTGGACAAGCGTTGCTTGGTCTTTTCGAGGCCAATGCATTTTTGGTTGAGGGATTCGATGGTTTCCTCGGCTTCGGCCAAGCGAGCTTGCAACTTCCTCTTGGCTTCTTCCAATTCTTCGGAGCGGGCAACACCATCGGATTCGTACTTGCTGCGCCAGATTTGAGCTTCAGCGTTAGCCTTGCTGAGTTGACGTTGCAAATCGGCCTTGCCTTCAGCTTCTTCTTCTACTTGTTCACGGAGGTTATCCAAGTCGTGTTCCAAGTTGCGGAATTTGCCCAAAAGGGTAGCACGTTCACGGGCTTCTTCATCAGCCAAACGCTTGGTATCTTCCAATTGAGTGGTGAGGGAGATCTTGATCTTGGACAATTGGGAAACTTGGGATTCGGCTTCTTCCAATTGGCGCAAGAGGTCGGAGTTTTCAATGGAAAGCTTCTTCTTGGCGGCATCGAAGTCGTTGAGGGTTCTGTTGGTTTCATCCAATTTGGATTGGACTTCGTTGAGGGTGTGTTGCAATTGCTTGGCAATCTTTTCTTGGGCAGCCTATATTTCAAACGATTGATAATGGGATAATTTATTAGTAACGAATAGAAATATTTGGGACAATGTAATTTTGTATTTGGCAATTGTGTGTACTATGtacaattagttttttgttagcAAGGATTCTACATATTTTGGCAAGGATTAGTGCGGTAGTAAagtattttcacaaatattctaCATGTTAAAATCACAGGCCTTATACAAGACAAGTCCTTGAGATTCATTAGATTCAAAGCAGAGCTATCAGAGATTTGTTCAAGAATCCTTCGGATTCCCAAACTGACTCTCTCAAATCTACAATAATAATCAGCAAAATGTACAGCGGCGTTTTTATTTCGTTTCTAATTAAAGGAGTCAAATGTATGTATACCTTCTCGTTGGTAATGTGGTCAACACCAGCGCGGAGATCGTTCAATTGACCGTAGTATTCGTTCTTCTCCTTTTCAGCCCTAGATTGGTGATaaagtaagtttttgttttagttagaATGTGTTAAATGTGTGTGTAGGGAAATATTAATCAAAGTAAAACGTTGCTTCTTGAAAATCCATCTTGTAGCCGTCGGAAGAGAAAGACAGAAATGCCGCTtttcaaatcttttttaaattgaattaaaggaatttattatactttgtttgtgtgtgtgtgatttttGGGAGGTTTTGTACAAAGAAGGGTTTTTATTGTGTAATTTGTGCAATATGTGTGATGATCCTCGAAAGGATTCATTACCTTATCACGAGCAAGTTGATCGCAGGCAGAACGAGTTTGGTTCAACTCATTGTGGCAAGTCTGGCGATCGTGTTCAGCCCTGTTATTATAGggagaaattttaagaaaattttaatatttgtttttcaaaaaaacacttAAGACACGTTCAACACAGACAAACACGACTGGCAGTACAAACATTACTTTCCACAGCTACAACTTTGGAAGAAACAAACTGAAAAGAAAGATTTCAAGTGATTAGAATACTTACTTAGCCTTCAATTTGTTGAGTTGATCAACTTGTTCGGCCATTTCAGCGATAGCATCGTTGTGCTTCTTGCGCAAGTTAGCCAAGGTAGATTCGTGTTGAATGTTGGCTTCTTCCAAGTCACGACGCAATTTGCTGAGTTCGGCTTCACGCTTCTTGTTGAGTTCAATTTGGGCAGAAGTAGCACCACCGGCTTCTTCAAGACGTTCACCCAATTCCTCCAATTCGCGAGCCAAATCAGCACGTTGTTTCTCAGCCTTGGCGCGAGCTTGACGTTCGGCTTCGACTTCTTCTTCCAATTCTTCGATGCGGGCTTGCAATTCCTTGATTTGGCGTTGGTGCTTGCTAACAACAACTTGTTCATCTTCCAATTTGGCGGTGATGGAGGACAATTCCTTGTCCTTGCGTTGGATGGTTTGTTCCAATTCCTTCTTGTTGCGTTCCAAATCGGAGACGGCTTCTTGGGTAAGTTTCAAGTCACCTTCAACCTTGCGCTTGGATTTCTCAATATCACCACGCAATTTCTTCTCGCGTTCCAAGGAGTCTTCCAATTCATCCAAGGTTTGTTCCAACTTAGCCTTGACCTTGTTTAAGTGGTTGATCTTGTCTTCGGCAGCTTGGAGTTCTTCACCAGTCTTCTGGTTGCTTTCACCTTGCATCTTCTTCTCCTTGTTCAACTTGTTGATGAGTTCGTCTTGGTGGGCGATTTCATCGTTCAAGTTGCGGATTTGGTGGTCCTTGGTGGCCTTATCTTGTTCAGCCTTTTGGACGTTCAATTCCAAGTCTTCAATGTCCTTCTTGAGGCCAGAGATTTCTTGGTCAGCCTTCTTCTTCTGTTGGAACAATTGGTTGCGGGCATCTTCCTCTTGAGTCAAGCGCTCTTGGATGTCCTATATGTATATGGGGTAAATAATAAATGTCGTGTGTGAGTGATATGAATTGGCTAAGATCTATATTTAGcacaaatcaaaaacaaaattgccataaattttgttattgggAAATCAAAGCACATAATTAgtcattttttctattaaattatgATTCCGTTCGTTGAGTTTTTGATGACCATATTTGCTTCACTGATTTCCACAATTCATTGACAATCTTGATTTTTtgcttgttttaatttttttttttaggaaatttgaaAATACTTACGCGCAATTGGTTTTCGAGGTCGTTCTTTTGAGCTTGGAGTTTAGCGCATCTTTCTTGGTAATCTTGCAAGGCACCCTTTTCACCAGACAAGGAGTCCAACAAGGCAGTCTTTTCAGCTAACAACTTAGCATTAAGGGCTTCCAATTCCTTGCGTACCTTAACTTCGGCAGCATGAGCTTCTTCAGCCTTCTTAGCCTTCTCTTCAAGACGCTGTAAATCAGAATTAGAAGATTTATTAGTGGTTTCAGATGTTGCAGCTTGTGGTGTTGGCATTGCTGGTTCGGGTTCTTGTAAAGGAGCTGGTGTCGTTTCTGCAGCCACTGGTTCTTCGGGTTTAATTtcagttgctgctgctgctgctgcagctgcTGGAGTTTCCTCAGCACTGGCAGTATCTGATTTTGCTTCAGCTGGTGGTGTAGCTGAGCCAACTTCTTCagatttttcacttttttcagattttttcgattttttcacttttttatcttcagccatttttaatgaatattattttgagattattgaataaatttgttttaattttacttttgcaaaattttttttgaaattgtttggtttttgtatttaaaattttatttgaattaattatCGTTTAAATTTGCTGCAGCTATAGTTGCTTGTTGTTCGTTTAAATCGTTTAGATGAAGTATGAATTATGTGTTCGCTTTAGCCCAGGTAACTATTAGATCCGTTTAGCTACTGGTCAACAACTGGAATGCTTGCAATTGCAAAGTGCTCGATgaattttcaaattcaaaattcaaattaattttaattagcaaCGCCCAACAATTATATCAAATCATATTGAATAATGttaatatgtgtgtgtgttgagTACTTACTCACAATTTATGCA of the Lucilia cuprina isolate Lc7/37 chromosome 2, ASM2204524v1, whole genome shotgun sequence genome contains:
- the LOC111678371 gene encoding myosin heavy chain, muscle isoform X14, which gives rise to MPRPIASQEDEDPTPYLFVSLEQRRIDQSKPYDSKKNCWVPDEKEGYLLGEIKATKGDIVSVGLPGGETKDFKKDQLQQVNPPKYEKAEDMSNLTYLNDASVLHNLRQRYYHKLIYTYSGLFCVAINPYKRYPVYTNRCAKMYRGKRRNEVPPHIFAISDGAYVDMLTNHVNQSMLITGESGAGKTENTKKVIAYFATVGASTKKDESQKNKGSLEDQVVQTNPVLEAFGNAKTVRNDNSSRFGKFIRIHFGPTGKLAGADIETYLLEKARVISQQSLERSYHIFYQIMSGSVPGVKDMCFLSDNIYDYYNVSQGKVTVPNMDDGEEFQLADQAFDILGFTKQEKEDVYKITAAVMHMGGMKFKQRGREEQAEQDGEEEGGRVAKLFGCDTAELYKNLLKPRIKVGNEFVTQGRNVQQVTNSIGALCKGVFDRLFKWLVKKCNETLDTKQKRQHFIGVLDIAGFEIFDYNGFEQLCINFTNEKLQQFFNHHMFVLEQEEYKREGIDWAFIDFGMDLLACIDLIEKPMGILSILEEESMFPKATDQTFAEKLTNTHLGKSAPFQKPKPPKPGQQAAHFAIGHYAGVVAYNITGWLEKNKDPLNDTVVDQFKKSQNKLLVEIFADHPGQSGGGEQAKGGRGKKGGGFATVSSAYKEQLNSLMTTLRSTQPHFVRCIIPNEMKQPGVVDAHLVMHQLTCNGVLEGIRICRKGFPNRMVYADFKQRYQIINPGGIVGVADIKKQSQLILESTPLDPDMYRIGHTKVFFRAGVLGQMEEFRDERLGKIMSWMQAWARGYLSRKGFKKLQEQRVALKVVQRNLRKYLQLRTWPWYKLWQKVKPLLNVSRVEDEIARLEEKAKKAEEAHAAEVKVRKELEALNAKLLAEKTALLDSLSGEKGALQDYQERCAKLQAQKNDLENQLRDIQERLTQEEDARNQLFQQKKKADQEISGLKKDIEDLELNVQKAEQDKATKDHQIRNLNDEIAHQDELINKLNKEKKMQGESNQKTGEELQAAEDKINHLNKVKAKLEQTLDELEDSLEREKKLRGDIEKSKRKVEGDLKLTQEAVSDLERNKKELEQTIQRKDKELSSITAKLEDEQVVVSKHQRQIKELQARIEELEEEVEAERQARAKAEKQRADLARELEELGERLEEAGGATSAQIELNKKREAELSKLRRDLEEANIQHESTLANLRKKHNDAIAEMAEQVDQLNKLKAKAEKEKNEYYGQLNDLRAGVDHITNEKAAQEKIAKQLQHTLNEVQSKLDETNRTLNDFDAAKKKLSIENSDLLRQLEEAESQVSQLSKIKISLTTQLEDTKRLADEEARERATLLGKFRNLEHDLDNLREQVEEEAEGKADLQRQLSKANAEAQIWRSKYESDGVARSEELEEAKRKLQARLAEAEETIESLNQKCIGLEKTKQRLSTEVEDLQLEVDRANAIANAAEKKQKAFDKIIGEWKLKVDDLAAELDASQKECRNYSTELFRLKGAYEEGQEQLEAVRRENKNLADEVKDLLDQIGEGGRNIHEIEKARKRLEAEKDELQAALEEAEAALEQEENKVLRAQLELSQVRQEIDRRIQEKEEEFENTRKNHQRALDSMQASLEAEAKGKAEALRMKKKLEADINELEIALDHANKANAEAQKNIKRYQQQLKDIQTALEEEQRARDDAREQLGISERRANALQNELEESRTLLEQADRGRRQAEQELADAHEQLNEVSAQNASISAAKRKLESELQTLHSDLDELLNEAKNSEEKAKKAMVDAARLADELRAEQDHAQTQEKLRKALEQQIKELQVRLDEAEANALKGGKKAIQKLEQRVRELENELDGEQRRHADAQKNLRKSERRVKELSFQSEEDRKNHERMQDLVDKLQQKIKTYKRQIEEAEEIAALNLAKFRKAQQELEEAEERADLAEQAISKFRAKGRAGSVGRGASPAPRAMSVRPQLDGMAFPPRFDLAPEDF